In the genome of Desulfatirhabdium butyrativorans DSM 18734, one region contains:
- the fliG gene encoding flagellar motor switch protein FliG — protein MKSEADIQEIDSKNLTGPMKVAILIYSLGADAARALVSGLDARERAVLQKHLKLVEKLPPKVIEQVAAEFIALVEKSQNAVAQIQEALNEDFPQLPAIEDLSDQKEKDGKKQQQQASGDQRQQPTDEKDAEHKDEEEDEEFSLKTLQKIDPEQLAEMIRDEHPQTIAIIVVHLKPESGSEVLARLPDSVKVEVAMRIARLDKVLSGMVVEIDKVFEEVLKKKKKTVTRKTGGIAHLAELLNMVEGTTTEMILNEIEESNPELAAQIKQMMFVFEDLVMVNDKGLQKVLRRVETAKLALALKGASEDVRKKIFKNMSERAGAILKEEIESIGAVRMKDVEEAQLTITKIIQELETKGELIIAGRKGGEMIT, from the coding sequence ATGAAATCTGAAGCGGATATTCAAGAAATCGATTCGAAAAACCTGACGGGTCCCATGAAAGTGGCCATCCTCATCTATTCTCTGGGTGCGGATGCGGCTCGGGCCCTCGTTTCGGGGTTGGATGCCCGTGAAAGAGCGGTGCTCCAGAAACATTTGAAGCTGGTTGAAAAGCTGCCGCCCAAAGTGATCGAGCAGGTGGCTGCGGAATTTATCGCTTTGGTGGAAAAGAGCCAGAATGCCGTCGCCCAGATACAGGAAGCGCTGAACGAGGATTTTCCCCAGTTGCCTGCCATCGAGGATTTGTCGGATCAGAAGGAAAAGGACGGTAAAAAGCAGCAACAGCAGGCTTCAGGCGATCAGCGGCAACAGCCCACAGACGAGAAGGATGCCGAACACAAGGATGAGGAGGAGGATGAGGAATTTTCCCTGAAAACCCTTCAAAAAATCGATCCGGAGCAATTGGCTGAAATGATCCGGGATGAGCATCCGCAGACCATTGCCATCATCGTCGTTCATTTGAAACCCGAATCCGGAAGCGAAGTGCTGGCAAGGCTTCCCGATTCGGTCAAGGTAGAAGTGGCCATGCGTATCGCACGGCTCGACAAAGTGCTCTCGGGCATGGTGGTCGAAATCGACAAGGTGTTCGAGGAAGTTCTGAAGAAAAAGAAGAAGACCGTCACTCGGAAAACCGGTGGTATCGCCCATCTGGCCGAATTGCTCAACATGGTGGAAGGAACCACGACCGAGATGATCCTGAATGAAATCGAAGAATCCAATCCGGAGCTTGCAGCCCAGATCAAACAGATGATGTTCGTATTTGAAGATCTGGTCATGGTCAATGACAAGGGTCTCCAGAAAGTGCTGCGCCGGGTGGAAACCGCCAAACTTGCCCTGGCACTGAAGGGGGCATCCGAAGATGTCCGGAAGAAGATTTTCAAGAACATGTCGGAACGGGCCGGTGCGATTCTGAAGGAGGAAATCGAATCCATCGGAGCGGTGCGGATGAAAGATGTCGAAGAAGCCCAACTGACGATTACCAAGATCATTCAGGAGCTGGAAACCAAGGGCGAGCTCATTATCGCCGGACGGAAGGGCGGGGAGATGATTACCTGA
- the flgC gene encoding flagellar basal body rod protein FlgC: MNFFDAIQSSGSGLSAQRIRMNLITNNLANSQTTKTAEGGPYKRKLAVFTTQPLETDFDSVLKGKMGQASSEVKVSEIVDDKRQPLLKYDPMHPDADADGFVAMPNINITEEMVDMLSASRSYEANVTAISTTKAMVFKALEIGR; this comes from the coding sequence ATGAATTTTTTTGACGCGATTCAATCGAGCGGATCCGGTCTTTCGGCGCAGCGAATCCGGATGAATCTGATTACGAATAACCTTGCCAATTCACAGACCACGAAAACGGCGGAAGGCGGCCCTTATAAGCGGAAACTGGCCGTGTTTACCACGCAACCGCTGGAGACGGATTTTGACAGTGTGCTCAAGGGGAAGATGGGTCAAGCGTCTTCCGAGGTCAAGGTTTCCGAAATTGTAGATGACAAGCGGCAGCCGTTACTCAAGTATGATCCCATGCATCCGGATGCGGACGCAGACGGGTTTGTCGCGATGCCGAACATCAACATCACGGAAGAAATGGTGGATATGTTATCGGCCTCCCGCAGTTACGAAGCCAACGTGACGGCCATATCGACAACGAAGGCGATGGTTTTCAAAGCGCTCGAAATCGGGAGATGA
- the fliI gene encoding flagellar protein export ATPase FliI, giving the protein MHLETVEPEKMNLDYLRGIVENANPILYCGQVAQVIGLVTESVGPRTILGSECDIYTQNEGRRVRSEVLGFREKRVLMMPLEDIRGIGPGSRVVAREEKAKIPVGEALLGRVIDGLGVPIDGKGTPRCATEYPIYAEPMNPLSRRRIAEPLDLGIRAINGLLSVGCGQRVGIFAGSGVGKSVLLGMIAKRTSADVNVIALIGERGRELNEFIEKDLGPEGLSRSVVVVATSDHLPLIRLRAAFIATAIAEYFRDCGCHVNLMMDSVTRFAMAQREIGLALGEPPTSKGYTPSVFTLLPKLLERAGTCSGSGTITGLYTVLVDGDDHNEPIADAVRSILDGHIVLTRDLAMQNHYPAIDILRSISRVMNDVITPEHREHAGNLKSLLAIYKKAEDLINIGAYVSGSNPRIDQAVAMIDRINRYLKQDMNETVNYEDSVAELAALFQS; this is encoded by the coding sequence ATGCACCTTGAGACGGTTGAGCCGGAGAAGATGAATCTCGATTATCTGCGGGGTATTGTGGAAAACGCCAATCCGATCCTGTATTGCGGCCAGGTGGCCCAGGTGATTGGGCTGGTGACGGAATCCGTTGGACCCCGGACGATTCTGGGAAGTGAATGCGACATTTATACACAGAACGAGGGCAGGCGCGTTCGGTCAGAAGTGCTGGGATTCCGGGAAAAACGGGTCCTGATGATGCCGCTCGAGGATATTCGCGGCATCGGACCGGGGAGCCGGGTCGTCGCCCGGGAAGAAAAGGCAAAGATTCCGGTTGGAGAGGCCTTGCTGGGGCGGGTGATCGATGGACTCGGTGTGCCCATCGACGGAAAGGGGACGCCGCGTTGCGCCACTGAATATCCAATCTATGCCGAGCCGATGAATCCGCTGTCCAGAAGGCGGATTGCGGAACCGCTGGATCTGGGCATTCGTGCCATCAACGGGCTGCTCAGTGTCGGTTGCGGCCAGCGTGTGGGTATTTTTGCCGGGTCCGGTGTCGGCAAAAGCGTGCTGCTGGGAATGATCGCCAAAAGGACATCCGCGGATGTCAACGTGATTGCCCTCATTGGAGAGCGTGGCAGGGAACTCAACGAATTCATCGAAAAAGACCTTGGCCCGGAAGGTTTGAGCCGTTCGGTCGTTGTCGTGGCGACATCCGATCATCTTCCCCTGATCCGGCTGCGGGCCGCCTTCATTGCAACCGCCATTGCCGAATATTTCCGGGATTGCGGGTGTCATGTCAATCTCATGATGGATTCCGTTACGCGATTTGCCATGGCGCAGCGGGAGATCGGGCTTGCGCTCGGAGAGCCGCCGACATCCAAGGGGTATACCCCGTCGGTCTTTACCCTTCTTCCGAAACTGCTGGAGCGGGCGGGGACATGTTCGGGCAGCGGGACCATTACCGGGTTGTATACCGTGCTGGTGGATGGGGACGATCACAACGAGCCTATAGCGGATGCGGTCCGATCCATCCTGGATGGTCATATCGTTTTGACGCGGGACCTTGCGATGCAGAACCATTATCCGGCAATCGACATTCTGCGAAGCATCAGCCGCGTCATGAACGATGTCATCACCCCGGAGCACCGGGAACACGCCGGCAACCTCAAATCCCTGCTGGCTATATACAAAAAGGCGGAAGACCTGATCAATATCGGGGCCTATGTTTCCGGAAGCAATCCCCGGATCGATCAGGCGGTGGCCATGATCGACCGGATCAACCGGTACCTGAAGCAGGACATGAACGAGACGGTCAATTATGAAGATAGTGTTGCGGAGCTTGCAGCCCTGTTCCAATCCTGA
- the fliE gene encoding flagellar hook-basal body complex protein FliE, with product MQTGSIPQIQPLTYGHLAKGAQPVAQGTPSFGEMLKNTLSEVNREQNSADDAVKNLATGRDKDIHHTMIEMEKASVSLNLMMQVRNKVLDAYQEIMRMSV from the coding sequence ATGCAGACAGGTTCGATTCCGCAAATTCAGCCGTTGACGTATGGCCATCTGGCAAAGGGTGCCCAACCGGTTGCGCAGGGAACGCCTTCATTCGGTGAAATGCTCAAAAACACCCTTTCGGAAGTCAACCGGGAGCAGAACAGCGCCGATGACGCTGTCAAGAATTTGGCAACGGGCAGGGACAAGGACATTCACCATACCATGATTGAAATGGAGAAGGCATCCGTGTCCCTGAATCTGATGATGCAGGTCAGAAACAAGGTGCTCGATGCCTACCAGGAAATCATGCGGATGTCCGTATAG
- a CDS encoding FliH/SctL family protein, which translates to MRNQENTGSISPFCFPDLSARAGAGSADTGKVDSAFQRQFVGVRGESGGKAAEERFQPSWRNDAEPSRRETESYADVPDPYRQIIERLIAENRLQSENAYQTGLAEGRKEGLVSGREQGKREGYELGKVDGYQQGYEKGMLDGEALVLPVVTSFRQAIVACGEVKRQLHFDAQREALKLAMVIAKKIIVREAGVDPEAIAGVIRNALGMADSCVPIRMRVHPDVVDYCLNQRQLLSIPDEVAIVADPAFSPGDCILETETGDIDARVETQLQVLAEALEREIEMCRNAAGGRGSMNDGGQADAP; encoded by the coding sequence ATGAGAAACCAGGAAAATACGGGTTCGATTTCGCCATTCTGCTTCCCGGATCTGAGCGCCAGGGCAGGAGCGGGAAGCGCTGATACCGGAAAAGTCGATTCAGCTTTCCAGCGCCAATTTGTCGGGGTGAGGGGGGAGAGCGGCGGGAAAGCGGCTGAAGAGCGGTTTCAGCCGTCCTGGAGAAACGATGCTGAACCATCCCGGCGGGAAACCGAATCGTATGCGGATGTACCCGATCCGTATCGCCAGATCATCGAACGGTTGATCGCGGAAAACCGGCTGCAAAGCGAGAATGCCTATCAGACCGGTTTGGCCGAAGGCCGCAAAGAGGGGCTTGTTTCCGGGCGAGAGCAGGGAAAGCGGGAAGGCTATGAGCTTGGGAAAGTCGATGGCTATCAACAGGGGTATGAAAAGGGAATGCTCGATGGCGAGGCTCTCGTCCTGCCGGTGGTGACATCTTTTCGCCAGGCGATTGTTGCATGTGGGGAAGTGAAAAGACAGTTGCATTTCGATGCACAGCGGGAAGCCTTGAAACTGGCAATGGTGATTGCGAAAAAGATCATCGTTCGCGAAGCGGGAGTCGATCCGGAGGCCATTGCAGGCGTGATCCGAAACGCATTGGGTATGGCTGATTCATGTGTTCCGATCCGCATGCGTGTGCATCCGGATGTCGTCGATTACTGTCTGAATCAGCGGCAGCTTTTGTCCATACCCGATGAGGTTGCCATTGTGGCCGATCCGGCATTTTCTCCTGGCGACTGTATCCTGGAGACCGAAACGGGTGATATCGATGCAAGGGTCGAAACCCAGCTTCAAGTCCTGGCAGAGGCCCTGGAGCGGGAAATCGAAATGTGTCGCAATGCCGCAGGGGGGCGGGGTTCGATGAATGATGGAGGCCAAGCAGATGCACCTTGA
- the flgB gene encoding flagellar basal body rod protein FlgB, producing MPDQDETKTEQHGVLQMIVDRLFSPTMQLVERNLDLRAKRHDLLVSNIANMDTPNYKAFDIQVEEQMQKMQEPDRTVRMGVTHPDHLLPRLVVDRNPEVTEAEPSEFSFKNDGNTVDIDRTMTHLAENGILYNASAQVMSMKFQGMMEVITGARR from the coding sequence ATGCCGGATCAAGATGAAACGAAAACGGAACAACACGGGGTGCTTCAAATGATCGTTGACAGGCTTTTTTCTCCGACGATGCAACTGGTGGAAAGAAATCTGGATCTTCGGGCCAAACGGCACGACCTGCTGGTGTCCAACATCGCCAACATGGATACGCCCAATTACAAAGCTTTCGATATCCAGGTGGAAGAGCAGATGCAGAAGATGCAAGAACCGGATCGGACGGTTCGGATGGGTGTGACGCACCCGGATCATTTATTGCCAAGGCTTGTGGTCGATCGGAATCCTGAAGTGACCGAGGCGGAACCTTCTGAATTTTCGTTCAAAAATGACGGCAATACGGTGGATATTGATCGGACGATGACCCATCTGGCGGAAAACGGCATCCTCTATAATGCATCGGCACAGGTCATGTCCATGAAATTTCAGGGGATGATGGAAGTGATTACCGGGGCAAGGAGGTAG
- the fliF gene encoding flagellar basal-body MS-ring/collar protein FliF: MELQKSREQLRATFSALSLTKKVTLFSVIGLILAGLIVVTSISSRPEYQVLYTGLSPEDSGVILGKLKEKKIPFRIGQNGASILVPKEKVYETRMELASQGLPQGGGIGFEIFDGTKLGMSEFMQNVNYQRALQGELMRTINQIEEIDSSRVHIVMSSRSLFIENESPAQASVVVKLKPQKRLKPDQVKGIVHLVSSSVAGLKPDQVTVVDTFGNMLSEKIREEDVYAKARAEQLEYQDRIERSMETRVLTMLEQALGPGKAIVRVASSMDFRKQEKTEERYYPDNKVPRSEQVYQESSSKQEKSQPSGVPGTPAALAGNLGSNAANASPAATSEKREQTTNYEIGKLISKTVEPAGKMTGLSVAVLVDGNYKTVTGENGKVTYEYVPRTPEEMEKLKNIVMRAVNLNGSRGDEVEVVNIPFDNPDLKPIQEAREPGWIEVLKRYASYFQYGFSLLFLLLSFVFVVRPLVQWITLPKTRLAGEDMAEELPHSPSPGELPMVQKASHLLTDNPATLQLLREWLRQGIEADAAVEQVART, from the coding sequence ATGGAACTCCAGAAATCACGGGAACAGCTTCGAGCGACATTTTCAGCCCTGAGTCTAACCAAAAAAGTCACGCTCTTTTCGGTGATCGGATTGATACTGGCCGGTCTGATTGTCGTCACATCCATCAGCTCCAGACCGGAATATCAGGTGCTGTACACCGGATTGTCCCCGGAAGATTCCGGCGTCATCCTGGGTAAGCTCAAGGAAAAGAAAATTCCGTTTCGCATCGGGCAAAACGGCGCTTCGATTCTGGTGCCCAAGGAGAAAGTGTACGAAACCCGCATGGAACTGGCCTCTCAGGGACTGCCCCAGGGCGGCGGGATCGGATTCGAAATATTTGACGGAACAAAGCTCGGCATGAGCGAATTCATGCAGAACGTGAACTATCAGCGGGCATTGCAGGGCGAGCTGATGAGAACGATCAACCAGATCGAAGAAATCGACAGCTCCCGCGTGCATATCGTGATGAGTTCCAGATCACTGTTTATCGAAAACGAAAGCCCGGCACAGGCTTCGGTCGTGGTGAAGCTCAAACCCCAGAAACGGCTCAAGCCCGATCAGGTCAAAGGGATCGTGCATCTGGTTTCTTCCAGTGTGGCCGGATTGAAGCCCGATCAGGTCACCGTGGTCGATACTTTCGGGAATATGCTTTCCGAAAAAATCAGAGAAGAGGACGTTTATGCAAAGGCAAGGGCCGAGCAGCTGGAGTATCAGGATCGCATCGAGCGCAGCATGGAAACCCGGGTGCTGACGATGTTGGAACAGGCATTGGGTCCAGGCAAGGCCATCGTGCGTGTAGCGAGTTCCATGGATTTTCGAAAGCAGGAAAAAACCGAGGAGCGTTATTATCCCGATAACAAAGTTCCCAGAAGTGAGCAGGTGTATCAGGAATCTTCATCAAAACAGGAAAAATCCCAGCCGAGCGGGGTGCCGGGAACCCCTGCGGCCCTTGCCGGCAACCTGGGCAGCAATGCAGCCAACGCAAGCCCAGCCGCGACTTCCGAAAAGCGTGAGCAGACGACGAATTATGAGATCGGCAAACTCATCTCCAAAACGGTGGAGCCCGCCGGAAAAATGACCGGCCTTTCCGTGGCTGTGCTGGTGGATGGCAATTATAAAACGGTAACGGGAGAAAATGGGAAAGTCACGTACGAATATGTCCCCCGGACGCCCGAAGAAATGGAAAAACTGAAAAACATCGTCATGCGTGCCGTCAATTTGAACGGCTCTCGTGGAGATGAGGTCGAGGTGGTCAATATTCCGTTCGACAATCCGGACCTGAAGCCCATACAGGAAGCCAGGGAGCCCGGTTGGATCGAAGTCCTGAAACGCTATGCCAGCTATTTCCAATACGGTTTCTCCCTGCTGTTTCTTCTGCTGAGCTTTGTCTTTGTCGTCCGACCTCTGGTTCAATGGATTACGCTGCCGAAGACCAGGCTTGCAGGCGAAGATATGGCGGAAGAATTGCCTCATTCTCCTTCGCCCGGAGAGCTTCCCATGGTGCAGAAGGCTTCGCATCTGCTGACGGACAATCCGGCTACGCTTCAATTGCTTCGGGAATGGTTGAGGCAAGGGATCGAAGCCGATGCCGCTGTGGAGCAGGTGGCCAGAACGTGA
- a CDS encoding response regulator: MSLKVLAVDDSKTIRKIVAKAFIPYDCQVLEAENGVEGLSTAAKEKPDLIILDITMPVMTGIEMLGKLKAQPNLKDIPVIMLTAESGKENVINILKMGVKDYIVKPFKGEQLIDRVSKIFTLKPVQKEETEKPSCISQQGDVAIFTLPERIERQQGPEFDTMFQSALKDMATAGNNKIILDFHKIKDVNMFIVRLIIGIVQHGQKARVKMQAVGSGNLAGEMKGFQETSELVFHETLDAALAAF, translated from the coding sequence ATGAGTTTGAAAGTTCTGGCTGTCGATGACAGCAAAACGATCCGGAAAATCGTTGCAAAAGCGTTTATTCCGTACGATTGCCAGGTTCTTGAGGCTGAAAACGGTGTGGAAGGACTTTCCACTGCCGCGAAGGAAAAACCCGACCTGATCATTCTCGATATTACGATGCCCGTCATGACGGGGATTGAAATGTTGGGGAAACTGAAAGCGCAGCCCAATCTCAAGGACATTCCTGTGATCATGCTGACGGCGGAGTCAGGAAAGGAAAACGTCATCAATATCTTGAAGATGGGTGTGAAAGATTACATCGTCAAGCCTTTCAAGGGAGAACAGTTGATCGATCGGGTATCCAAAATATTTACACTCAAGCCGGTCCAGAAAGAGGAAACCGAGAAACCAAGCTGTATTTCCCAGCAGGGGGATGTTGCAATTTTCACCCTGCCGGAGAGAATCGAGCGCCAGCAAGGACCGGAATTTGATACGATGTTTCAATCGGCACTGAAGGATATGGCGACAGCCGGGAATAATAAGATCATTCTCGATTTTCATAAGATCAAGGACGTGAACATGTTTATCGTGCGACTGATCATCGGAATCGTCCAGCACGGACAAAAGGCCCGGGTCAAGATGCAGGCTGTGGGATCGGGGAATCTGGCGGGTGAGATGAAAGGGTTTCAGGAAACCAGCGAACTGGTCTTTCACGAAACCCTGGATGCCGCCCTGGCCGCTTTCTGA
- a CDS encoding sigma-54 interaction domain-containing protein, whose amino-acid sequence MDNLAYDFREAEDTGIHSVESLSSIPDGSNTFGQIIGQSDCMREIYRLIDLVADSDSTIVVQGETGTGKGLVARAIHEKSYRRNKPFVSINCGAIPENLLESELFGHVKGAFTGAVTSKPGKFELANGGTLFLDEIGDMSLDLQVKLLRVLEESEFERVGGCNTIKVNVRIIAATHRNLEEAVENGKFREDLYYRLFVIPVEVAPLRERKSDIPLLANHFLHVLNQKKGARVQGFSEKTLKWMMAYAWPGNVRELRNLVERLVVLVREGDIYPKDLPAKMRTAFEEETEETDEQNDFPVAELPEEGICLTTAVSDFEKALIARSLQKTNGVKKSAAKLLNIKRTTLVEKIKRYRLDSCMA is encoded by the coding sequence GTGGACAATCTGGCCTATGACTTCAGGGAGGCGGAAGATACCGGCATCCACAGCGTTGAGTCGTTATCATCCATTCCGGATGGATCGAATACTTTTGGGCAGATCATCGGCCAGAGCGACTGTATGCGGGAAATCTACCGGCTGATCGATCTCGTGGCGGACAGCGACAGCACCATCGTGGTTCAGGGCGAGACCGGGACTGGAAAGGGGCTTGTCGCGAGGGCGATCCATGAGAAATCCTATCGAAGAAACAAACCGTTTGTGTCCATCAATTGCGGTGCCATACCGGAAAATCTTCTCGAGAGCGAGCTGTTTGGCCATGTGAAGGGCGCATTTACGGGGGCTGTCACTTCCAAGCCCGGTAAATTCGAACTTGCCAATGGCGGGACCTTGTTTCTGGACGAAATCGGGGATATGAGCCTGGATCTGCAGGTCAAGCTGCTTCGGGTTCTGGAGGAGAGCGAATTCGAACGGGTGGGAGGGTGCAATACGATCAAAGTGAACGTGCGCATCATTGCAGCCACCCATCGCAACCTGGAAGAAGCGGTGGAAAACGGCAAATTTCGCGAAGACCTCTATTACCGCTTGTTCGTGATTCCGGTCGAGGTTGCGCCGCTGCGAGAGAGAAAATCCGATATTCCGCTTCTGGCCAATCATTTTCTGCATGTGCTGAACCAAAAAAAAGGCGCCCGGGTACAGGGGTTTTCCGAAAAGACCCTGAAATGGATGATGGCATACGCCTGGCCGGGCAATGTGCGGGAATTGCGGAATCTTGTCGAAAGGCTGGTCGTTCTGGTTCGCGAAGGCGATATCTACCCGAAGGATCTTCCGGCAAAGATGCGTACCGCCTTCGAAGAAGAAACAGAAGAAACCGATGAGCAGAACGATTTTCCCGTAGCGGAACTGCCCGAGGAAGGGATATGCCTCACAACCGCAGTCAGCGATTTTGAAAAAGCCCTGATCGCCCGATCCTTGCAGAAAACAAACGGTGTCAAAAAATCCGCGGCGAAACTGCTGAACATCAAACGAACCACGCTGGTCGAAAAAATCAAACGCTACCGTCTCGATTCCTGCATGGCCTGA
- the fliJ gene encoding flagellar export protein FliJ, whose protein sequence is MFTFRLEPVLKHRKHQEEMLQKELSLLLRKTEQQRSALQCCFEKLARLMDEVQSLQEEGVTISEQILYCDCIERQKLKIDCLEREIAKMENQVDIKRKELLEAVKKRKMMEKLKENKNFAYIEDMLKMEQKLLDEAAVCRFKIGTPAMAG, encoded by the coding sequence ATGTTTACATTTCGTTTGGAGCCTGTCTTGAAACACCGCAAGCATCAGGAGGAAATGCTTCAAAAGGAGCTCTCCCTGTTATTGCGGAAAACCGAACAGCAACGATCGGCGCTGCAATGCTGTTTTGAAAAACTGGCGCGGTTGATGGATGAGGTACAATCCCTTCAGGAAGAAGGCGTTACCATTTCGGAACAGATTCTGTACTGCGATTGTATTGAACGCCAGAAATTGAAAATCGACTGCCTGGAGAGAGAAATTGCCAAAATGGAAAATCAGGTCGATATCAAACGAAAGGAGCTTCTGGAAGCCGTCAAAAAGCGCAAGATGATGGAAAAACTGAAGGAAAATAAGAACTTCGCCTATATCGAGGATATGCTGAAAATGGAGCAGAAGCTTCTGGATGAGGCGGCGGTCTGTCGATTCAAAATCGGCACGCCTGCCATGGCAGGATGA